Proteins encoded within one genomic window of Mycolicibacterium aubagnense:
- a CDS encoding [protein-PII] uridylyltransferase gives MTMQTPDSAAGADDTSVSQASAAGSPRPASDLSAAVEQLLAGGARRLDSAALREALVDLYEFWLAAKATEIGITETSGFAIVATGGLGRREMLPYSDLDLMLLHDDLPKDVVTEVAEALWYPLWDANIHLDHSVRTVPQALKTAAGDISAGLAMLDARHIAGDSDLSSLLVGGARRQWRTGITSRFTELIEHAAARWERSGQIAHRAEPDLKNGRGGLRDVQLLNALAMAQLADVYPSRSVASPIGTLGEAHLALLNVRTELHRVSHKGREMVLAQYADEVGGALGIGDRFDLARMISDAARTISFYVDAGVRTAGNALPRRGFAALKRPVRRPLDEGVLEFGGEVILARDAKPQRDPGLILRVAAAAATNGLPIAASTLARLAESAPELRAPWPKEALNDLLVMLTAGPGAVATVEALDRTGLWGRLFPEWGAIRDLPPRDVVHIWTVDRHLIETVSRASAFTTRVDRPDLLVLGALLHDIGKGRGGDHSAIGAELANQIGLRLGLWPADIEVLVKMVRYHLLLPDTATRRDLQDPKTIAAVVDALGGDPLLLELLHALAEADSLATGPGVWGDWKASLIGDLVRRCRLVMAGESLPHPDPIDPQLLSRANQSGVHVELAVADSPHLFNVTMIAPDRRGLLSKAAGVLALHSLRVHSASVNSHEGLAINTFVVSPHFGSPPAAELLRQQFILALDGELDVIAALEQRDEETPAPTRRAGEIPAAVPGYHAIAPPRVRWFAGSSAGELVVQIRSADRPGLLARLAAVVEHKDVDVAWAKVTTLGATVVDAFGLAVPEAFTAAEARTAFEQDLYAVLPAPPPVKPATAAS, from the coding sequence ATGACCATGCAGACACCAGATTCCGCTGCCGGGGCCGACGACACTTCGGTTTCGCAGGCTTCGGCAGCGGGATCACCCCGTCCGGCAAGCGACCTGAGCGCCGCTGTCGAGCAGCTGCTCGCCGGCGGCGCGCGCCGGCTCGATTCGGCGGCGTTGCGCGAAGCTCTGGTTGATCTGTACGAATTCTGGCTTGCCGCAAAGGCAACCGAGATCGGTATCACCGAGACCAGCGGCTTCGCCATCGTGGCGACCGGCGGGCTCGGACGGCGGGAAATGCTGCCGTACTCGGACCTGGATTTGATGCTCTTGCACGACGATCTGCCGAAGGACGTCGTCACCGAGGTCGCCGAGGCGCTCTGGTACCCGTTGTGGGACGCCAACATTCATCTGGACCACAGCGTCCGGACCGTGCCGCAGGCACTCAAGACCGCGGCCGGTGACATCTCCGCGGGGCTGGCCATGCTCGATGCGCGGCACATCGCCGGCGATTCGGATCTGTCGTCCCTACTCGTCGGCGGTGCCCGGCGGCAATGGCGGACCGGGATCACGTCCCGTTTCACCGAACTGATCGAGCATGCCGCGGCGCGGTGGGAGCGTTCCGGTCAGATCGCGCACCGTGCCGAGCCGGATCTGAAGAACGGCCGCGGCGGCCTGCGTGATGTGCAGCTGTTGAACGCGCTGGCCATGGCGCAGCTGGCCGATGTCTACCCGAGCCGTTCGGTGGCATCACCGATCGGCACTCTGGGCGAGGCGCATCTGGCCCTGCTCAACGTCCGCACCGAACTGCATCGCGTTTCGCACAAGGGACGCGAGATGGTGCTGGCCCAGTACGCCGACGAGGTCGGCGGCGCGCTGGGCATCGGTGACCGCTTCGATCTCGCGCGGATGATCAGCGATGCTGCCCGAACCATCAGTTTCTACGTGGACGCCGGTGTGCGTACCGCGGGGAATGCCTTGCCGCGCAGAGGCTTCGCAGCCCTCAAGCGACCGGTACGACGGCCGCTCGACGAGGGCGTGCTCGAGTTCGGCGGTGAGGTCATCTTGGCTCGCGACGCCAAGCCGCAGCGCGATCCGGGCCTGATCCTGCGAGTGGCCGCGGCGGCGGCCACCAACGGACTGCCCATCGCGGCCTCGACGCTGGCGCGGCTGGCCGAGTCGGCGCCCGAATTGCGGGCCCCGTGGCCCAAGGAAGCACTCAACGACCTCCTGGTGATGTTGACGGCCGGGCCGGGCGCGGTGGCCACCGTCGAAGCCCTCGACCGGACCGGGTTGTGGGGCCGGTTGTTCCCGGAGTGGGGCGCGATCCGCGATCTACCGCCACGCGACGTCGTCCACATCTGGACCGTCGACCGGCATCTGATCGAAACCGTCTCCCGGGCAAGCGCTTTCACCACCCGGGTGGACAGGCCCGATCTGCTGGTGTTGGGCGCGCTGCTGCACGACATCGGCAAGGGGCGGGGCGGCGACCACAGCGCCATCGGTGCCGAGCTGGCCAACCAGATCGGTCTCCGACTGGGCCTCTGGCCGGCGGACATCGAGGTGCTGGTCAAGATGGTCCGCTACCACCTGCTGCTGCCGGATACCGCGACCCGTCGAGACCTGCAGGACCCCAAGACCATTGCCGCGGTGGTCGACGCGCTCGGCGGCGACCCGCTGCTGCTGGAGTTGCTGCACGCGCTGGCCGAGGCAGATTCACTGGCCACCGGCCCCGGTGTGTGGGGCGACTGGAAGGCTTCTCTGATCGGCGATCTGGTCCGGCGGTGCCGGCTGGTGATGGCGGGGGAGAGCCTGCCGCACCCCGACCCCATTGATCCGCAACTACTTTCGCGGGCCAACCAATCCGGTGTCCATGTCGAGCTGGCGGTGGCCGACAGCCCACACCTGTTCAACGTCACGATGATCGCTCCGGACCGGCGCGGCCTGCTGTCCAAAGCGGCCGGGGTCCTGGCGCTGCACTCGCTGCGCGTGCACTCGGCGTCGGTCAACAGCCACGAGGGGCTGGCAATCAACACGTTCGTGGTGTCGCCGCACTTCGGCTCGCCACCGGCCGCCGAACTGTTGCGCCAGCAGTTCATCTTGGCGCTCGACGGTGAGCTGGACGTGATCGCCGCGCTGGAGCAGCGCGACGAGGAAACACCTGCCCCGACCCGGCGCGCCGGTGAGATTCCGGCAGCCGTGCCCGGCTACCACGCGATCGCGCCGCCGCGCGTGCGGTGGTTTGCAGGCTCCTCGGCTGGTGAACTGGTGGTACAGATTCGCAGCGCCGACCGGCCCGGCCTACTCGCCCGGCTGGCCGCCGTGGTCGAGCACAAGGACGTGGACGTCGCCTGGGCGAAGGTGACGACGCTCGGCGCGACCGTCGTCGACGCCTTCGGTCTGGCGGTTCCCGAGGCCTTCACGGCCGCCGAGGCCCGGACCGCGTTCGAGCAGGATCTGTATGCGGTGCTGCCCGCCCCGCCGCCGGTCAAGCCCGCAACAGCCGCCAGCTGA
- a CDS encoding P-II family nitrogen regulator: MKLITAIVKPFTLEDVKTGLEQMGVLGMTVSEVQGYGRQKGHTEVYRGAEYSVDFVPKVRVEVIVDDASVDKVVDVIVQAARTGKIGDGKVWVTPVETVVRVRTGERGSDAI, translated from the coding sequence ATGAAGTTGATCACGGCGATCGTCAAGCCGTTCACGCTCGAAGACGTCAAGACCGGCCTGGAGCAGATGGGCGTCCTCGGGATGACCGTCAGTGAGGTGCAGGGCTACGGGCGGCAGAAGGGCCACACCGAGGTCTACCGTGGCGCCGAGTATTCGGTGGACTTCGTGCCGAAGGTGCGGGTCGAGGTCATTGTCGACGACGCGTCCGTCGACAAGGTCGTGGATGTCATCGTGCAGGCCGCGCGGACGGGCAAGATCGGTGACGGCAAGGTGTGGGTCACGCCCGTCGAGACCGTGGTGCGCGTCCGTACGGGCGAACGGGGCAGCGACGCCATCTGA
- a CDS encoding ammonium transporter has protein sequence MDGFPIMGVPNSGDTAWMLASSALVLLMTPGLAFFYGGMVRARGVLNMIMMSISAMGLVTVLWVLYGFSMSFGNDTSNLFGNPAQFFGLKGMFTAVNGAAAVAAVPASGSVAAVAAVPEVDIPLFGTIPALVFVMFQLMFAIITVALVSGAVADRLKFSSWLVFAGLWATVVYFPVAHWVFDFDVKDAAGKVIHHGGWIANKLNAIDFAGGTAVHINSGAAGLALCIVLGKRKGWPTTKMRPHNLPFVMLGAGLLWFGWYGFNAGSALSANASAAETFTTTTIATAAAMLSWLLVERIRDGHATTLGAASGIVAGLVAITPSCSSVNVVGALAIGLIGGAVCALAVGLKFKLGFDDALDVVGVHMIGGLTGTLLIGLFATDEAPAAVKGLFYGGGWAQLEKQAVGAFSVLAYSFTATLILALIIKYTIGLRLNEEDEASGIDESQHAETAYELV, from the coding sequence GTGGATGGATTCCCGATAATGGGTGTCCCCAATTCCGGGGACACGGCTTGGATGCTGGCCAGCAGCGCACTTGTGCTGCTGATGACGCCAGGCCTGGCGTTCTTCTACGGCGGTATGGTGCGTGCCCGTGGCGTGCTCAACATGATCATGATGAGCATCAGCGCTATGGGCTTGGTGACGGTGTTGTGGGTCCTATACGGCTTCTCGATGTCGTTCGGCAATGACACCAGCAATCTGTTCGGCAACCCGGCTCAGTTCTTCGGGCTGAAGGGCATGTTCACTGCCGTCAACGGTGCCGCGGCGGTAGCCGCCGTGCCCGCCAGCGGCAGTGTTGCGGCAGTCGCCGCCGTACCGGAAGTCGACATCCCGCTGTTCGGCACTATCCCTGCGCTCGTTTTCGTCATGTTCCAGCTGATGTTCGCGATCATCACAGTCGCCCTGGTCTCGGGCGCGGTTGCCGATCGGCTGAAGTTCAGCAGCTGGTTGGTCTTCGCAGGACTGTGGGCGACGGTCGTCTACTTCCCGGTTGCGCACTGGGTGTTCGACTTCGACGTGAAGGATGCCGCCGGGAAGGTCATCCATCACGGTGGCTGGATCGCCAACAAGCTCAACGCAATTGACTTCGCCGGTGGTACCGCCGTCCACATCAACTCGGGCGCTGCCGGTCTGGCGCTATGCATCGTGTTGGGCAAGCGCAAGGGCTGGCCGACCACCAAGATGCGGCCGCACAACCTGCCGTTCGTGATGTTGGGTGCCGGCCTGCTGTGGTTCGGCTGGTACGGGTTCAACGCCGGTTCGGCGCTGTCGGCAAATGCATCGGCTGCGGAAACCTTCACCACCACGACCATTGCCACCGCTGCGGCAATGTTGTCCTGGCTTCTCGTCGAGCGGATCCGGGACGGACATGCCACTACGCTGGGTGCCGCGTCGGGCATCGTCGCCGGGCTGGTGGCCATCACGCCGTCCTGTTCGTCGGTGAACGTCGTCGGTGCGCTGGCGATCGGCCTGATCGGTGGTGCGGTGTGTGCCTTGGCCGTCGGCCTGAAGTTCAAGCTCGGCTTCGACGATGCGCTTGACGTCGTGGGCGTGCACATGATCGGTGGTCTCACCGGCACGCTGTTGATCGGTCTGTTCGCCACCGACGAAGCGCCGGCTGCGGTCAAGGGCTTGTTCTACGGTGGCGGCTGGGCCCAGCTGGAGAAGCAGGCCGTCGGCGCGTTCTCCGTGCTGGCGTACTCGTTCACTGCCACGCTGATCCTGGCGTTGATCATCAAGTACACAATCGGGCTGCGGCTGAACGAGGAAGATGAGGCGAGTGGTATCGACGAATCGCAGCACGCGGAAACCGCTTATGAACTCGTGTGA
- a CDS encoding molybdopterin-dependent oxidoreductase, producing MPLPGVHRATDDVVATTHVSQCTLCEAHCGIHVTVTDGKVSRIEGNPDDVFSKGYICPKATAMGALHHDPDRLRTPMRRVGDSFEPVSWDEAFAEIGARLRRIRKEHGVRSAGMYLGNPAAHSSGAFYGLMLRAALLTPNFFSASTLDQMPHEYAAWRVFGSNVLVPITDIDRTQRLVILGANPAVSNGSMSIMPGAKRRIKAIRERGGTVVVIDPRRTETARMADQHVSVRPGGDAYLLLGMLHVLINENLCDTAALDQIATGWHELKGLVGGASPEAVAQRAGVDAETIRTLAREHAAAESAAIYARIGICQQQTGTLVSWLVMVLNTVTGNLDRAGGTMFSTPIADLPRLAKYVPVGHGAWTDRSGRYQSFRAELPAVAMADEILTPGDGQIRAMITYAGNPVSSVPQKGRLGEALASLDLYVAVDMYVTETTRHADFILPPVSPLEREDVGLLTTIFSVRNNIRYQHRSFDPPAGALEDWEILSRLTMELLPAPLRQLTAPLRTPLIQFANPMRMAAVALATGPYGRIRKGRKGKSMDDLRSSAGGLDLGPLHPRLRKVIATRDRKVALAPPEFVAAAVQLLDKAANNTDDSGRDLQLIGRRQLRSNNSWLHNLPSMTGGSNKCTLLMHPSDADARRLTQGDMVRITSAVGRIELPLDLSDDIRPGTVAVPHGWGHTNTGWRHADSLPGANVNDLHDPALVDPFTGTAAVNNTWVNVSAG from the coding sequence ATGCCCCTGCCCGGAGTACACCGCGCTACAGACGATGTGGTCGCCACCACGCACGTCAGCCAGTGCACGCTGTGCGAGGCGCACTGTGGAATCCACGTCACGGTGACCGACGGCAAGGTCAGCCGCATCGAGGGCAACCCCGACGACGTCTTCTCGAAGGGCTATATCTGCCCCAAGGCCACCGCTATGGGTGCCCTCCACCACGATCCCGACCGGCTGCGCACCCCGATGCGGCGGGTCGGCGACAGTTTCGAGCCGGTGAGTTGGGACGAGGCCTTCGCCGAGATCGGGGCCCGACTGCGTCGCATCCGCAAGGAGCACGGGGTCCGCTCGGCCGGGATGTACCTGGGCAACCCGGCAGCGCACAGTTCGGGCGCGTTCTACGGCCTGATGTTGCGGGCGGCCCTGCTGACCCCGAACTTCTTCTCGGCCTCCACGCTCGACCAGATGCCTCACGAATATGCCGCGTGGCGGGTCTTCGGCTCCAACGTCCTGGTCCCGATCACCGATATCGACCGCACCCAGCGGCTGGTGATTCTCGGCGCCAACCCCGCGGTGTCGAACGGTTCGATGTCGATCATGCCGGGCGCCAAACGCCGCATCAAGGCGATCCGCGAACGCGGCGGCACCGTCGTCGTCATCGACCCCCGCCGGACCGAGACCGCCCGGATGGCCGACCAGCACGTGTCGGTGCGCCCCGGCGGCGACGCGTACCTGCTGCTGGGCATGCTGCACGTGCTGATCAATGAAAACCTTTGCGATACAGCGGCTCTCGATCAGATCGCGACCGGATGGCACGAACTCAAGGGATTGGTCGGCGGCGCCAGTCCGGAGGCTGTCGCACAGCGCGCCGGGGTGGACGCGGAGACGATCCGCACCTTGGCGCGCGAGCATGCAGCCGCGGAATCGGCCGCGATCTACGCCCGGATCGGGATCTGCCAACAACAGACCGGGACCCTGGTGAGCTGGCTGGTCATGGTCCTCAACACGGTCACCGGCAACCTGGACCGCGCGGGCGGAACCATGTTCTCCACGCCGATCGCCGACCTGCCACGGCTGGCCAAGTATGTCCCGGTGGGACACGGGGCGTGGACCGACCGGTCCGGCCGCTACCAGTCCTTCCGTGCCGAGCTGCCCGCCGTCGCGATGGCCGACGAAATCCTCACCCCCGGGGACGGCCAGATCCGCGCGATGATCACCTACGCCGGCAACCCGGTGTCGTCCGTCCCACAGAAGGGCCGACTCGGCGAGGCGCTGGCATCGCTGGATCTGTATGTGGCAGTGGATATGTACGTCACCGAAACCACCCGGCACGCGGACTTCATCCTGCCGCCGGTGTCACCGCTGGAGCGCGAAGACGTCGGGCTGTTGACCACGATCTTCAGCGTGCGCAACAACATTCGCTACCAACACCGGTCCTTCGACCCGCCCGCAGGCGCTTTGGAGGACTGGGAAATCCTCAGTCGCCTGACCATGGAACTCCTCCCGGCTCCGCTACGGCAATTGACCGCGCCGCTGCGCACCCCGCTGATCCAGTTCGCCAACCCGATGCGGATGGCCGCAGTAGCGCTGGCAACCGGACCTTATGGGCGAATCCGCAAGGGCCGCAAGGGAAAGTCAATGGACGACCTGCGGTCCAGCGCCGGCGGCCTGGACCTCGGTCCACTGCATCCGCGGCTGCGCAAGGTGATCGCCACCCGCGACCGCAAGGTGGCCCTGGCGCCTCCCGAGTTCGTGGCGGCCGCCGTCCAGCTGCTCGACAAGGCGGCGAACAACACTGACGACTCCGGCCGCGATCTGCAGCTCATCGGCCGGCGTCAACTGCGCAGCAACAACTCCTGGCTGCACAATCTGCCGTCGATGACAGGCGGCTCCAACAAGTGCACGCTGCTGATGCATCCCTCCGATGCTGATGCGCGCCGGCTCACGCAAGGCGACATGGTCCGGATCACCTCGGCGGTCGGGCGCATCGAGCTGCCGCTGGACCTCAGCGACGATATCCGCCCGGGCACCGTTGCGGTTCCGCACGGCTGGGGCCACACGAACACCGGCTGGCGCCATGCCGATAGCCTGCCCGGCGCCAATGTGAACGACCTCCACGATCCGGCGTTGGTAGACCCCTTCACCGGGACGGCGGCCGTCAACAACACCTGGGTCAACGTGAGCGCCGGCTGA